CACAAATAATATTTTTTCCGGATCTAAGATTCAAATAACATAATCTAACAAACTTTTTCAATTTTTAATTTCTACTATTGAGCTAAATATCTGCAATTAATGGAGTATAATCTTTAAAATCAGGATATATTATTGAACATGGATTTTATCACCATTTTAGGCTTAGTTGCAGGGGCATTAACTACTATTGCTTTTTTACCACAAATGTTCCAAATATGGCGCACGAAATCAGCAAAAGATGTTTCTTATGTGATGCTGATAGTCTTCATGAGTGGTTTGTTTCTGTGGTTAGTCTATGGGATTATTCTCGGTGCTTTGCCCGTTATTCTCGCTAATGGGGTGACATTATGTTTTAACTTGATTATTCTATGGCTTAAAATTAAATATAGATAACCTTACTAAAAAAGCTGTGACATCATCTGTATTTGACTGCGAACGCCTTCTATTTACCCCTGCAACCCCCAAGCACGATGCCATTCCCGTAATTTTCGCCTTTCCCAATGAGTACACTGTGGGGATAACTAGCCTGGGTTATCAGGTGGTATGGGCGACTTTGGCCATGCGTGATGATTTGCAGGTAAGTCGCTTATTTACTGATATTCGGGAACAACTTCCTAGACATCCAGAATTATTAGGTTTTTCGATGTCTTGGGAATTAGATTATGTGAATATTTTTAATCTTTTGGAATCTTTAGAAATTCCCATTCGGGCTGATTCTCGCAATCAAAATTATCCTTTAGTTTTTGGTGGTGGACCAGTTTTGACGGCTAATCCTGAACCTTATGCCGAATTTTTCGATGTGATTTTATTGGGAGATGGTGAAAATCTGCTTGGCGATTTTATAGATACTTATAAAAAAGTCAGAAATGCTGATAGAGAAACTCAGTTAAAAACTTTAGCCCAAGTTCCGGGAATTTATATTCCTAGTTTATATGTAATAGAATATGTTACCCCAGATGGGGAAATAAAATCAATTAATCCGATTTCGGCGGAAATTCCCCCAATTATCCAAAAGCAAACTTATCGAGGCAATACTCTTTCTGCTTCTACTGTGGTGACAGAAAAAGCGGCTTGGGAAAATATTTATATGGTGGAAGTGGTGCGGAGTTGTCCCGAAATGTGCCGCTTTTGTTTAGCTAGTTATTTAACGTTGCCTTTTAGAACTGCGAGTTTGGAAAATTCTTTAATTCCTGGGATTGAACGGGGTTTAAAAGTTACAAGTCGGTTGGGTTTGTTGGGGGCTTCTGTTACTCAACATCCAGAATTTACAGAATTATTAGATTATATTGGTCAACCAAAATATGATGATGTGCGGTTGAGTGTGGCTTCTGTAAGAACCAATACAGTTACAGTTAAATTAGCCGAAACTTTGGCAAAACGAGATACAAGATCATTGACAATTGCGGTGGAAAGTGGTTCGGAAAAAGTTCGGAAAATTGTCAATAAAAAATTACATAATGATGAAATTATCCAAGCAGCTATCAATGCAAAAGCTGGTGGTTTATCTAGTTTAAAACTCTATGGAATGGTGGGAATTCCTGGGGAAGAAGCAGAAGATGTGGACGCAACTGTAAAAATGATGGAAGGTATAAGAAAAGCTGCTCCTGGTTTGCGGTTAACACTGGGGTGTAGTACCTTTGTCCCCAAATCACACACACCATTTCAATGGTTTGGGGTAAATAAGCAAGCAGAAAAGCGGTTGCAATTGTTACAAAAGCAAATAAAACCTCAAGGTATGGAGTTTCGACCAGAAAGCTATAA
The DNA window shown above is from Anabaena sp. WA102 and carries:
- a CDS encoding SemiSWEET transporter, whose product is MDFITILGLVAGALTTIAFLPQMFQIWRTKSAKDVSYVMLIVFMSGLFLWLVYGIILGALPVILANGVTLCFNLIILWLKIKYR
- a CDS encoding B12-binding domain-containing radical SAM protein, giving the protein MTSSVFDCERLLFTPATPKHDAIPVIFAFPNEYTVGITSLGYQVVWATLAMRDDLQVSRLFTDIREQLPRHPELLGFSMSWELDYVNIFNLLESLEIPIRADSRNQNYPLVFGGGPVLTANPEPYAEFFDVILLGDGENLLGDFIDTYKKVRNADRETQLKTLAQVPGIYIPSLYVIEYVTPDGEIKSINPISAEIPPIIQKQTYRGNTLSASTVVTEKAAWENIYMVEVVRSCPEMCRFCLASYLTLPFRTASLENSLIPGIERGLKVTSRLGLLGASVTQHPEFTELLDYIGQPKYDDVRLSVASVRTNTVTVKLAETLAKRDTRSLTIAVESGSEKVRKIVNKKLHNDEIIQAAINAKAGGLSSLKLYGMVGIPGEEAEDVDATVKMMEGIRKAAPGLRLTLGCSTFVPKSHTPFQWFGVNKQAEKRLQLLQKQIKPQGMEFRPESYNWSIIQALLSRGDRRLSPLLELTRDFGDSLGSYKRAFKQLKGQIPDLDFYVHSNWSTEQILPWNHLHGPLPQSTLIKHLAEATNLELNHK